In Meleagris gallopavo isolate NT-WF06-2002-E0010 breed Aviagen turkey brand Nicholas breeding stock chromosome 5, Turkey_5.1, whole genome shotgun sequence, a single window of DNA contains:
- the MGAT2 gene encoding alpha-1,6-mannosyl-glycoprotein 2-beta-N-acetylglucosaminyltransferase: MCKGFFTPHLRLLLESLRRAAGVENVLLVLSHDLWAEELNRLAAGVDFCPVLQVFFPFSVQLYPREFPGHDPRDCPRDVGKAAALRLGCLNAEFPDSFGHYREARFSQTKHHWWWKLHFVWERVRALREHAGPIVFLEEDHYLAPDFYHVLKRLWALRQRDCPECQLVSLGSYALGRGGFAGRADKAEVKTWKSTEHNMGMAFGRDTYQKLIECTDAFCTYDDYNWDWTLQHLTVSCLPKFWKVLVPEIPRVFHTGDCGMHHKKSCRPSSQSAKIDSLLSSNRQYLFPETMSVSKRYSMAPLSPHVKNGGWGDIRDHELCKSYRRLQ, translated from the exons ATGTGTAAAGGCTTCTTCACTCCG CACCTGCGGCTGCTGCTCGAGTCCCTGCGGCGCGCGGCGGGCGTGGAGAacgtgctgctggtgctgagccacGACCTGTGGGCCGAGGAGCTGAACCGGCTGGCGGCCGGCGTGGACTTCTGCCCGGTGCTGCAGGTCTTCTTCCCCTTCAGCGTCCAGCTGTACCCCCGCGAGTTCCCCGGCCACGACCCCCGCGACTGCCCCCGCGACGTGGGCAAAGCGGCGGCGCTGCGCCTGGGCTGCCTCAACGCCGAGTTCCCCGACTCGTTCGGCCACTACCGCGAGGCGCGCTTCTCGCAGACCAAACACCACTGGTGGTGGAAGCTGCACTTCGTCTGGGAGCGCGTGCGGGCGCTGCGGGAGCACGCCGGGCCCATCGTCTTCCTGGAGGAGGACCACTACCTGGCGCCCGACTTCTACCACGTCCTCAAGCGGCTGTGGGCGCTGCGGCAGCGCGACTGCCCCGAGTGCCAGCTGGTCTCGCTGGGCTCCTACGCACTGGGCCGCGGGGGCTTCGCCGGCCGCGCCGACAAGGCCGAGGTGAAGACGTGGAAGTCCACGGAGCACAACATGGGCATGGCCTTCGGCAGAGACACCTACCAGAAACTCATCGAGTGCACGGACGCCTTCTGCACGTACGACGACTACAACTGGGACTGGACGCTGCAGCACTTGACTGTCTCGTGTCTTCCAAAGTTCTGGAAGGTGCTGGTACCCGAAATCCCGCGCGTGTTTCACACGGGAGACTGCGGCATGCACCACAAGAAGTCCTGCAGGCCGTCCTCCCAGAGTGCCAAAATCGACTCTCTGTTGAGCAGCAACCGGCAGTACCTGTTCCCCGAGACGATGAGCGTCAGCAAAAGGTACTCCATGGCCCCCCTGTCCCCTCACGTCAAGAACGGAGGCTGGGGGGACATCCGGGACCACGAACTCTGTAAGAGTTACCGCCGCCTCCAGTGA